A genome region from Hevea brasiliensis isolate MT/VB/25A 57/8 chromosome 9, ASM3005281v1, whole genome shotgun sequence includes the following:
- the LOC110644809 gene encoding disease resistance protein RPM1-like gives MPLCLHLYSNDLSYFYGEMPSGTRTTTETIVIPSSRAQQDEDKGQTSSLAPFKSNYEKLPHYLKSCLDYCYVVSKKCSRGMTKGEVVRLLLAQGLIPEKPGEIMEDTAENIINELIGLEMLHECYPFKTEIKVSEFYEKSCLLEVEEEQDFVSKAADSPIHACIIDFGEDLPPNFKSLLIRSLIIESYSPPRWQTICGLQFLLVLKLMSLVEYLPDEVGDLVHLKYLCLNCKDMKTLPPTIANLQKLQTLHLASCSKLFQVPVEIYNIKQLRHLLVVGPDGYIDGIRVPRGIGTLANLQTCTGICSGPGIASELSSLTQLRKLYVHEVSDDHAGELFASIIKLENLVSLKLVAEENRPVTLLPELEPFSPPPHLQELILRGGLVEMPNWLPSVENLTILELCYSNLLEEPSSVLQYLPKLKHLVLWEAYKAKLIGKKFCDVGGFPELETLIISSKNLVDWTEIVNGAFPSLRCLRFYGCRKLRFLPEGLQNISTIQELFVFYLHADLARRLNGKENYKIKHISKFHWFLEIF, from the coding sequence ATGCCTCTCTGCCTCCATCTTTATTCCAATGACTTATCTTACTTTTATGGTGAGATGCCCAGTGGAACAAGAACAACAACTGAAACTATTGTTATTCCAAGCTCCAGGGCTCAACAAGACGAAGACAAAGGTCAGACTTCTTCTTTAGCACCTTTCAAATCTAATTATGAAAAGCTTCCTCATTATCTCAAATCCTGCTTAGATTATTGTTATGTTGTTTCCAAGAAATGTTCTAGGGGTATGACTAAAGGAGAAGTAGTTCGGCTTTTGTTGGCTCAAGGTCTAATACCAGAAAAACCAGGGGAAATCATGGAGGATACAGCAGAAAATATTATTAACGAATTAATTGGCTTAGAGATGCTTCATGAATGTTATCCTTTTAAAACTGAAATAAAAGTCTCCGAATTCTATGAAAAATCATGCCTTTTGGAAGTTGAGGAGGAGCAAGATTTCGTTTCTAAAGCTGCCGATTCGCCAATCCATGCATGTATTATTGATTTTGGAGAAGACCTGCCTCCTAACTTCAAAAGCCTTCTAATTCGATCCTTGATTATTGAATCCTATTCTCCGCCGCGTTGGCAAACCATCTGTGGGTTGCAGTTTCTGTTGGTATTGAAGTTGATGAGCCTAGTAGAGTACTTACCTGATGAAGTGGGAGATTTGGTTCACCTCAAGTATTTATGCTTGAACTGCAAAGATATGAAGACGCTTCCACCTACTATAGCTAATCTTCAAAAGCTACAAACCTTGCATCTAGCTAGTTGTTCAAAGCTATTCCAAGTACCTGtagaaatttataatattaaacagCTTCGGCACCTTTTGGTTGTCGGTCCCGACGGATATATTGATGGAATTAGAGTTCCAAGAGGTATTGGTACATTGGCAAATCTTCAGACTTGCACTGGTATCTGTTCTGGTCCTGGCATTGCTAGTGAATTGAGTAGTTTGACCCAACTGCGAAAACTTTATGTTCACGAAGTGTCTGATGATCATGCTGGTGAGCTATTTGCATCCATCATAAAACTGGAAAACCTTGTTTCCCTGAAACTAGTTGCAGAAGAAAACAGGCCGGTCACACTTCTACCTGAATTGGAACCATTTTCTCCTCCACCTCATCTTCAAGAGCTTATTTTACGTGGTGGTCTAGTTGAAATGCCCAATTGGCTTCCCTCTGTTGAAAACCTAACCATTCTAGAACTATGTTATTCTAATCTCTTGGAGGAGCCATCTTCAGTTCTTCAATATCTTCCCAAATTAAAACATCTTGTACTTTGGGAAGCCTACAAAGCAAAGCTCATTGGTAAAAAGTTTTGCGATGTAGGTGGATTTCCGGAGCTGGAAACTTTGATAATTTCTTCAAAGAATCTAGTGGACTGGACGGAAATTGTAAATGGTGCTTTTCCAAGTTTGAGGTGCCTTCGATTTTATGGTTGTAGGAAGTTGAGGTTTTTGCCTGAAGGATTACAGAACATTTCTACGATTCAAGAGTTGTTTGTTTTTTATTTGCATGCAGACCTTGCAAGGAGATTGAATGGTAAAGAAAATTACAAGATCAAACATATTTCAAAATTTCATtggttcttggaaattttctga
- the LOC131169076 gene encoding uncharacterized protein LOC131169076, producing the protein MGKRKRLAPAMNRAILRNLSPQIRNHLLDPLKSVTNTITSSFIVVSWTLPTQIFHSCGSDSSHEAKFARAQKRHGEVEDEVKKIELKAYGSRLKKRIEKYYEGDEEAIPEIFEAILKRKLAGIRDKDDELMAEVRRKSPSVDFDSESDELNDSNGEKE; encoded by the exons ATGGGTAAACGAAAAAGGCTGGCGCCAGCCATGAACAGAGCTATTCTCAGAAATCTTTCACCTCAAATTCGCAATCATCTTCTCGATCCTCTAAAATCCGTAACAAATACTATCACATCATCATTTATAGTTGTTTCCTGGACTCTTCCTACACAAATATTCCACTCTTGTGGGTCCGACTCATCCCATGAAGCAAAATTTGCTCGAGCCCAGAAGCGACATGGTGAAGTTGAGGATGAGGTaaagaaaattgaattaaaagCTTATGGTTCTA GGCTAAAGAAGAGGATAGAGAAATACTACGAGGGTGATGAAGAGGCGATTCCAGAAATATTTGAAGCTATATTGAAGAGGAAATTGGCAGGGATTAGAGATAAGGATGACGAATTGATGGCAGAAGTTAGGCGGAAATCTCCAAGTGTGGATTTTGATTCTGAATCCGACGAATTGAATGATTCTAATGGCGAGAAAGAATGA